Below is a window of Nicotiana tabacum cultivar K326 chromosome 19, ASM71507v2, whole genome shotgun sequence DNA.
cAAAGATGCTTATTCTTTAGTTGCATTAGTTAAAATAATGGCACATTGTTTGGTAACTAATATCAAGCTATCCTCTGCGCTGAGCTGAACAACCTCTTCCCGCAGGACCTAGAAGATTTCTGTTTCGTCAAACACTGGGCCGTCTCCAGAGTGAAGAGGTAGTCTGCTAAAAATATTTGAGTTAATTATGCCATTTGTGCTAAAACTTTCATATGAAACTCTGGCCAAGAAGCTACATGATTCTGTCCTGCATATATGTCATTCCTTTTCAATTTGATTAAGGCAGTAATTCAACTTTTCAGGCTAAGTTTAGTAAAGCTGAGAAGAATGTGAAAGAGTTGAGCCTGTCTGTTGACTTAATGAAAAAAGAGAGTAAAAAGCTGCTTGAAAGAGCGGCTCTCGCTGAAAAGGATATGAAACGGGGCCTGTCTGAGCTCATgtatgtcttttatgtattttCGTTTGTATCGTTATTTCTGTAGCTTCTGCATTTGATTATTTAAAATTCTTAGGGATGCTGGAAATCAGATCCAAAGTGTTGGAAAAACTGTTTACAAGGTTGAAGCTCAAGCTGCTGGTTAGTGTACCCTATTTTCCTTATTATTTTACGAATAAGTGCTTTTGCTCATTTCCTCCGTTACCCACTGCTTCTCATTGTTTGTTACATAAGTCTGCAATCGACGTAAAACCTTTCTCTTGAATGGAGTTATGGTTTAGCAAGCAAGTTATTTCCTCTAAATTTACAGAAGATTTGGCATCCAAGTACATGAAAGCATGAGTTTTTGGATAAAACTAGGTATTGCTTTGCTAAATGAATTAACTTTTATCTTTCCAAATTATGGCTCCCATATTGTTTGCACTTGTATCGGAAGAAACCAGGCATTATTAGGAGGCATTGTCCAAATAATGCCTGTTTTTCAGTTTGGAGGCAGATGTAGTGAATAAATCTATTGGTTTGCTTTAACTGATTAAACAGCTGATTGCTCTGCATGTTATCTGCATAGTGATGCAGCTGATTTAGATTGTTGttgtattttgaaaatatacCTTTTATTAATGCAACTCCTGTCCTTGTATCAAAAAACTTGAAACAAAAGGAAAATCAAGGCCTCATTTGTGTTTTTATGTAAAGAAAAGGTTCCTTTAACCAATgattttttgtttcatttgtatTTCGTGGTGTAAAAGAATTGTATAGGAAGTTGGATGGATTTTCTGGAAACTTCATTCGACATCCATGTAAAGCTGACAACTTCTTTGTTGGTGTCAATGAAAAACTTAATGCAACTTCCTTTTTTTCAACTGATAGATTTGATGGATGTGCTGCGGGAAATTCCGGGTAGAGAGGCTTTAAAGCTACGAGCAGAGGTGAGTTCTCTTGGCGAACTGATATTCGTCTTCAATTTTACTTGTTTCATCAATTTCTACTATCTAGTTTTGATTTATATCTGCATTGAAAGTCCTCATCCTTATCTGAGTATGTCACTCAGGTTGCTTCTATGGCGTCGCATCTACGTCAACAAAGGACTgcaattgacaaaaggattgtcAAGGTTTCTGAACTAGGTGTTCCTATATGAGGACTTAGGATGAATATTGAGGAGGGCTTATATCATATGGATGAACAGTTcatctgccccccccccccccccccccaaggtgTGATGGGGAAGTGGGATTAGAGCTTTTTACATTTGATTCGTCCACAAAAAGTGTTTGCAATTTATGGAAATCTTACTAGTCAGGAAATGTGTAGCAATAAGCTTTCTGCATCATTTGGCGCTTGCTAATGAAACCTTCCTGATATTTGGTGGATGCACTGTCTCGTTCAGGAATTCGATATATTCATCTTTTTATACTTCATTGCCTTGGTTAGCTAAATTTCTTAGAGCCACCCCATTGCCGTTCGACAAGATTTCTTGGGTTGTAAACAGTTTTTTCGGTAAAAGGCCAAAATTGCCCATGTATTATTTGTCCAGGGACACTTTTACCTTCTGTTAATAGTTGGGCATTTTTTTTGTCCCTGCTGTTATAAAACTGGCAAATATTTGCCCTATGATTTGCGAAAGGTTCACTTTTATCCCTTTTCACTAACGGAtccattaaaaaaataaaaatgaaaatgaacAAGATCCAAAATTGTTCTTTAAGTTTGCAAAATGTTTACTTTTGCCCTCAATAAAATATTTTGGCAAGTATTTTTGCCCTCAATGAAATCCCGGTGtagttttggaagagtgcgggcaaggcaggcttggagcggctcactaggttatttaatgtcgTTTTTAGAATGAAGAAAATGCCTGAAGAGTGAaggtggagcacgatggttcctATATACAAGAACACAGGTGATGTCCAAAATTGtaataactatcggggtatcaaaTTGCTtggccatactatgaaagtctgggagagagtggtagagctaagagtgaggaggagtgtgtctattttcgGGAACTAGTTCGAGTTTATGCCAGGGCATTCGACTACATaagccatccaccttgttaggagattgatgaaACAATATAGGGAGAGGGAAGGACTTGCATAtagtgttcatcgacttagaaaagacgtacgataaagtttcgagggaggttttgtggagatgtttggagggtAGAGGTGTAGTTGTTGCCTAtgttagggtgattaaggacatgtatgatggagcaaaGACCCGAGTAAGGACGGTGGGTGGGGACTCGAACCAttttccggttatgatggggttgcatcagagGGTCGACGCTCAGCCTTTTTTTGTTTGCCCTCGcgatggacgtactgacgcgccatgtccaaggggaggtgccgtggtgcatgctatttgcaaaTGATAtcgtattgattgacgagacgcgagacggtgtgaacgcgcaattagaggtatggaggcagaccctagagtctaaaggtttcaagttgtgcaggaccaagacagaatacttggagtgtaagttcagtggcgagactcaaggaggggaagtggaggtgaggctggactcgcaggtcatccgTAGGAGAGgcagttttaagtaccttgggtctattattcagggagatggggagattgatgaagatgtcacacatcgtattggggtgggatggatgaaatgggGACTCACTTCCGGTGTtctgtgtgacaagaaggtgccactgaaacttaaaggtaagttctacagagtggtggtcagaccgacgatgttgtatggggctgagtgttggccagtcaagatcgctcatgtccagaagatgaaggtagcagagatgaggatgttgagatgaatGCGCGGACACACCAAGTTAGATaagatcagaaatgaggttattcgcgataaggtgggtgtggcccctattgaggacaagatgcgagaaacgcggcttaggtggtttggtcttGTGAGTAGGAGGAGCACATacgacattggagggcctacggagaggtataggtaggccaaagaaaaggtggggataggtgattaggcaagacatgacgcaacttcagctgaccgaggacatgacccttgataggaatgTATGAATGTCGAGGATTAgagtagtagagtaggtagtctagagtgtttataacagtagtattggcacacaatttcgctttctgttggtagtagatttttatgactaatcgttgttttctttcattgttgatcaccttactatcttgttatttttattatgctTTTTATGGCTTTTTAGTGCTGTCccttcttttatatattttcattaatgtggtgcttatgctttcctgagccgagagtctattggaaacaacctctctatcctcataaggtagggataaggtctgcgtacacactacgtTTGCAAAATGTTTACTTTTGCCCTCAATAAAATAATTTGGCatatatatttttccttttcactAAGGGATTCATTTTGAATCTCAATTTGTGCATATTAAAACTATAAAATGATACTTGACAATTAATTGAACCTCCCTTATATGCCACCTCTTTCCCTCCCCACTTTACCTTGgatttagtaaaaaaaattaatttcaaaaaattaacCATCAAATAGATGTACCCATAATGCAAAATATATTAAAATCCATGAACTAGAAGCAAATGATTGAAAGAAAGAAATTAGGAACTAAAAGTACAGGCAAAAAATCTAATAcagttttaaaaaattcattcGACACAACGGGTTTCAAGgaaaaaattcttaaaattctcaattcaaatataaaaaatatttaaaaatggaagaactaaaCACACatcaaagaaaaattaaaataaatataacaacAAAAAAACTATAAGTAAAATGTCTGATTTTCTACAACTAATAAACACACTATTAATTAGAGCATATATAAGAAGAATTCAAATTTATGTTTATTTGGCGGTTAGTCAAACCTAAATGGGAGAGGGAGGGGGGATGAGAAgtattattttgtgattttaatatGCAGAAGTTGAGATTTAAAATGGATGCCGTAGTGGAAAAGGGCAATATtatccaaattattttattaagagCAAAAGTTATAAACATTTCATAAGCTTGAGGGGTAATTTTGGACATTTTACATGTTTTTAGTGGCTCCATTagggaaaaagaacaaaaaacctTTGACAAATCATAGGGGCAAATATGTGCCAGTTATGTAACGACAGGGGCAAAAAATAACCCAACTATTAATGGAGGAAAAAAATGTCCTAGTGGGATAATAGCAATTTTGGCCCTTTTTCGTAGTTTTTTTAATTGGCAATCAAGGTGTAGATATGGCAACCATGGATGGAATGTGAACAATTCTAAGCAGACGTTTGGAtataatatttttctcaaaattgtttttggatatgaatttcatatgaaaaaaatataaaaaataaaagtgaaagatAATATATTTCACTTGAAATACCCTTCAAACAAAATATCGAAAATGAGAGGTTGCCGACGAAAGGGTCAAAGGTTGCGCTTGCGATAATCTGAAGGTTGCGCAAGACCCCTTCAACTTCGCTCGCGTGTTAGCTTGCTTGTACTATCGCTTGCCTGCCTGACCTGCTTTCTGGCTAGCTTCTTTATGGCAAGCGCTACCCTAACCTAGCTAGCGCTACATCTTGCTAACGTCATCTGAATTGCCTTTCATTAGTGTTAtgattaaattataaatattgaaatattatttatagCACAAGCGGACCTAATCTATTCAACTACTAGCGTTTGGGTTAGTTACCTAGGCTAGAAGTAGTACCAAGCAATGTCGAGATTAATTATACAACCATACAAAGACGAGCTAGGTAAAAATGAGGGTGGTTCCTTCATATAATTTCATACGGTTgataggtaaaaatatattttttttaataaataaacagtTAAATTTTTTTCAGATGAAAGATTTTGGTGCAGTGGTAAAAAGGGTTTAAAAGTTGATTTAGGTTTAGTATAGTGGTAAAAAGAATTTAAAAGTTACTCTAGGTCACAAGTTCAATTTACAAGTATAATTTTTAatattgttttttaaaatttcccTTATATCAATTTACCATAAATGGTCTTATTTCAAATGGGTTGGTTTGACTTTAAGTTAGAATAAATGTGAGCTTAcgtataaaattaaaaaaaaagaacgtGCGGCTTGGAGGATCgcatttaaagaaaattaaaaaattataaggTAATTATCCATTTCAAAATCAAATTCAGACATGTGGACTGAAGTTAAAAATAGTGTGTCTAAACTTTCAACGAGTCTGGTGTTGAAAACTGACCAAGCTTAACTTCAGGTAACATTTGGACTGAAGTTTGAAAACTTTCCAATCCAAATGTCTATACTTGAGAACCAGACAAGCCTAACTTCAGACCCCCATTATGTCTAATATTGTTATTTATTActtcaataaaatatagtaattgatttctcttttctgtttctgtttacATGTTTGAGGTATGTAATGGCTGCAAAAGTTTACCCATTAGTGGTTGGAAGAGTAATTGGCAATTTAACGTTCATTTTACTAATGAATCCCTGCGAACTATATGTGTTTACACTTTACAGGCAAGGAAGCAGCAGCACTCAAAATTTTAAAGCCGTGGAAATTGAACCTCATACCATATGTGAATAGTTATTTGAAACTTGATTATCAAAATAATTAACGAACAAACTATAATTAATATCATTCTAACAAAAAAGATCATTCTATTCTGAATTATTCTTCTATTCTGAATGATTTTCATCTagttttcatatttttgaaataattaataTCATCACTATTTacaattataaatattttattctgtCGTTACCATTTAAAATTTGTCAATGATTTTGTTACaacaattattttttttgtagttCATTAATGAAAAAGGTATTGAAGAACCAAGTATACAACATAGTCGTAGAAATCACAGTAAGTTGGTAATGTCCATCAAAAATAAATGTAATTTCCAGAATCTCCAATTTATTGAAAGCTCCATAAAAAACTTTATAATCAAAatgcttttctttttaaaatatgtCAGAATATATCCATTTTTAAGAtgtgcctagggctagtttttataaatataattaaaaaaaacaaataaagtgTTGTCTTACGATAAGTAAGACCATGAGCTATGTCTAATCCATATATCCTAGTATCAATTTTGAGTCTATGATACCCAAAACTGATATTACTATTTGAGCTAGGTAAAGACATGcaaaatttaaaaactagcctATTACAGTAGTAGCCATAATCTGTCCGGATTGTCCAAGATTTGAGCATCCTTCTAGTATATGTTCCTTTTTGCACAAATAGTATCCAGCTTGTGAGGTGATCTTCCATGTCGATAAACAACATCCATATATTGGAATAAGGCAGCTTCACCAAAATTGCTCAGTCTTGTGAGAATCTGGGCAATGTTATCTCTTCTTTGTGCTTCTGATACAAGAAGCCCCTTGTTGCTCGATTTGATTGTTCCTCCTGCTCTTGAGAATGTATGGAGAAATTCTTCATGAATGTTAACCATGTGATCTGATGCGTAAATGCAGTCTTCAGTAGTATCCATCTGTGAATGATCATGTTGTTCATCCCATTTATCATCTCATTTTCATGACCTTTCATTATTGGATTTCTTATCTTCCAGCCATGTATTTTATCTTCAATAATCTCAACCAGTATGTTTAAATGACAGATAATCCATACTATGTCCATTATACTCGTCCGTTGGTCCAAAGGACAGTTTTTCAAGACCTTACACCTAGGTACTTTAGGTTTCGTATTTAGAAGCCATGTCACTTGATGCCCATTAGGAGTAGGCAACCACACCTTGTCCAGATTACCTGTGTAAACCAAATTTTCCAAACCATTAACACTGCCCAGATTTTTGAGCTGATGAGGTATATCTTTACTCCTTGCTCTCATGCTTATGCATATCCATAACACCCTTTCCAATGGAATGAGTACTAAGTACTAATACCACCAATTGAAAGTTCATTATTAGATAAGGCATGAGTACAGTAACTTGTCCTGCAAAAAAGAACACAACGTTAGCATAAAAAATTCCCACCATGTTCGCCTCCACATAGATTTGAACAAGGTGAGTATATGAGAACATATGTCCCTTCATTGTGTTCCTCACACTTCTCCCTTTCATTACCTTGTAACTCTTATTCTCAAGTGTGGGCATTGTAATTTATCATCATTCAACAGCCTTCTCCCAACACTGTCCAGTTGAGCAAAAGAATTGCACTCAATAGGACCTACATCGAGTGAGTAATTGGCTAGATGGTTTGGCAATTTGTTGCCTTCTCTATATATATGAGTCACCTTGGAATTACATAGCCTCATCAACTTTCGAATCTCCTCCACATACTCCATAATCCCCCATGGAATGCTCCATTTTCCTTCAATGACATTTTTCAATAACATAGAATCCGTTTGAACCCAAATGTGCGAGAGCAGATTTCTATTACAGTACCTAAGGCCATCACGTATTGCTACAGCCTCTGCCTCTGTATTAGTTGTTTCATGAATCTCTTGCCCAACAACATATATTAAATCTCCTTCTTCATCCCTTAAATAGTAGGCTATAGCACTCCTTCCTGGATATCCCCGCGCTGCACCATCTGTATTTAATTTAACCCATCCATCACTAGGGAATTCCCATAACATCTTATTTACCTTCAATCTTGGAGTATATTATTCCATCATCATTAATAAGTCCGGCTATTTGTGTGGAACATCTTTTATTCCTGGTTTCCTTACCTTCACTAGAACTTGCAATGTAGAAGACACTTAATATCTCCACAagacccttcttttttttttctttttttttttttattggttGTTTTCTCACTTACTCCTTTTGTCCTTCTTATGTTTTTTTAGCTTATTGTTGTTTTTTCACTTTATGTTTTTTCTTTCTAATAAAACTTTGCTCTCTTTCTTAGTTTCTTcttattatatttcttttttcttctagtaatttttttttcctaGTGATAACTTGTTAGTCAATATATATTACTGTAATAAATAACGAAACAATAAACTTTATGAAACAGAAAAAATAGAAACAGACAGTTAGCAACAACAGAATGTcgaaataatttctgaaaaaataatttcggaataaatcg
It encodes the following:
- the LOC107802773 gene encoding RGS1-HXK1-interacting protein 1-like, giving the protein MGEEAPPAIDIDPSSSSPPLPSQNKDKAWHSYISEDLPRTVQESTDSALRSARSIQYTSSTHLRTLQDFMPKIKAQYTTYEEVFFRKIKDELVTAREHPAMAGGIGIAAGLLLMRGPRRFLFRQTLGRLQSEEAKFSKAEKNVKELSLSVDLMKKESKKLLERAALAEKDMKRGLSELMDAGNQIQSVGKTVYKVEAQAADLMDVLREIPGREALKLRAEVASMASHLRQQRTAIDKRIVKVSELGVPI